One window of Neisseria subflava genomic DNA carries:
- a CDS encoding TonB-dependent receptor, translating to MNSKLALMPLLIASAFSYAADEATPETPVQQQLQEVNVRADAKRVKAARSYSIASDGDMRDRVNLGVLGKANAFTAPITVVNYDEKALNNTEARTLVDAVAKKDASTWQFGGESNTLTGLYFRGYQLDARQFSVNGLAGMYGTQGTASVQVGSAQLIKGASTAVNGMDPEGAVSGSVNIETKKAADEGNRKIGLGWFSNNRAQGTFDLGQRFGENKEFGVRANGKLRHGDTPRHGYSEDNKEFALNADYRGEKLRVAFDSIYAKRKTNGGRARMQDIQNADGRLFDAPDGKTNLLPSWNWQNTVGQTNMLTFEWDAFDNAQITGGIGYNKARYYGTLISPTVCLNATSTCTDAQNTNASGKVTARNYDYNTGTARLTDQYFRTLSMNLSARGEFETGPVTHNWSTAFDRVIRQRATTRGLSAGSSSAKISASGDIAAQLDSFQPDYATDWESSANLDANIKVNSLALSDTLGFADNKYRLTLGGRFQVVEYTDKKAGQSGDAKRFSPMFMAAWVPQPDLVVYGNYMEDLEPADIKTDDDGHTTMSKPRVSRQFEVGVRKNWGNFVTTLNAFQIKRPGYWRGSATGKTDFAAYKALGGAAGDKQGMERSRGIEFNTYANLLNNTLRPTLGLMYLQSTVKDYPNSRDMLVNGVQVANPRVIAKAGVEWDTPFAKGLTLNGNVSYFGKSYQDTQKQYAFPSYTLVDVGARYKTKLGKNTLTVSSSVENLFNKNYWQVQRGQYDRSFAVVGMPRTYWLKAELDF from the coding sequence ATGAACAGCAAATTAGCCCTGATGCCGCTGCTGATTGCGAGCGCATTTTCTTATGCTGCCGATGAAGCGACACCCGAAACCCCTGTGCAACAGCAGTTGCAGGAAGTCAATGTCCGCGCCGACGCCAAACGCGTCAAAGCCGCACGCTCGTATTCTATTGCCAGTGACGGTGATATGCGCGACCGTGTGAATTTGGGTGTGTTGGGTAAAGCCAACGCCTTTACCGCTCCGATTACTGTGGTCAATTACGACGAAAAAGCCCTCAACAACACCGAAGCGCGTACTTTGGTAGATGCCGTAGCGAAAAAAGACGCTTCGACTTGGCAGTTTGGCGGCGAAAGCAACACCTTGACCGGCCTGTATTTCCGCGGTTACCAACTTGATGCGCGCCAATTCAGCGTCAACGGTTTGGCCGGTATGTATGGCACGCAAGGTACGGCCAGCGTGCAAGTCGGCTCCGCACAACTGATTAAAGGCGCATCCACTGCCGTAAACGGCATGGACCCTGAAGGCGCGGTATCCGGTTCCGTCAATATCGAAACCAAAAAAGCCGCCGACGAAGGCAACCGCAAAATCGGTTTGGGTTGGTTCAGCAACAACCGCGCCCAAGGTACGTTCGACTTGGGCCAACGCTTCGGCGAAAACAAAGAATTCGGCGTGCGCGCCAACGGCAAACTGCGCCACGGCGATACTCCGCGCCATGGTTACAGCGAGGACAACAAAGAATTTGCATTGAATGCTGATTATCGCGGCGAAAAACTGCGCGTGGCGTTCGATTCTATCTATGCAAAACGTAAAACCAACGGCGGCCGCGCGCGTATGCAGGACATCCAAAACGCTGATGGTCGTTTGTTCGATGCACCGGATGGCAAAACAAATCTGTTGCCAAGCTGGAACTGGCAAAATACCGTCGGTCAAACCAATATGCTGACTTTCGAATGGGATGCGTTTGACAATGCACAGATTACAGGCGGTATCGGCTACAACAAAGCACGTTATTACGGTACGCTGATTTCCCCGACAGTATGTTTGAATGCCACCAGCACTTGTACCGATGCGCAAAACACAAACGCCAGCGGCAAAGTAACGGCCCGCAACTATGACTACAATACCGGTACTGCCCGCCTGACCGACCAATACTTCCGCACTTTAAGCATGAACCTGTCTGCGCGAGGCGAATTTGAAACCGGCCCTGTAACGCACAACTGGAGTACGGCTTTTGACCGCGTTATCCGTCAACGCGCTACTACGCGCGGTTTGTCAGCAGGCAGCAGCAGCGCGAAAATTTCTGCAAGCGGCGATATTGCTGCGCAACTTGATTCTTTCCAACCGGACTATGCAACTGATTGGGAAAGCTCTGCCAATCTTGATGCCAATATCAAAGTCAACAGCTTGGCCTTGTCTGATACACTGGGCTTTGCCGACAACAAATACCGTCTAACTTTGGGTGGTCGTTTCCAAGTGGTTGAATATACAGATAAAAAAGCAGGCCAAAGCGGCGATGCCAAACGTTTCAGCCCTATGTTTATGGCCGCGTGGGTGCCGCAACCTGATTTGGTTGTTTACGGCAACTACATGGAAGACTTAGAGCCAGCCGATATCAAAACCGATGATGACGGCCATACCACCATGTCCAAACCGCGTGTCAGCCGTCAGTTTGAAGTGGGCGTGCGTAAAAACTGGGGCAATTTTGTGACCACGTTAAACGCGTTCCAAATCAAACGTCCGGGCTACTGGCGCGGTTCTGCCACCGGTAAAACAGACTTTGCCGCGTATAAAGCCTTGGGCGGCGCGGCAGGTGACAAGCAAGGCATGGAACGCAGCCGCGGTATCGAGTTCAACACCTACGCAAACTTGCTCAACAATACTTTGCGTCCGACTTTGGGCCTGATGTATCTGCAATCGACCGTGAAAGACTATCCAAATTCACGCGATATGCTGGTTAACGGTGTTCAAGTTGCCAATCCGCGCGTAATTGCCAAAGCAGGTGTTGAGTGGGATACCCCGTTTGCCAAAGGCTTGACCTTGAACGGTAATGTTTCATATTTTGGTAAGTCTTACCAAGACACGCAAAAACAATACGCCTTCCCATCCTATACCTTGGTTGACGTAGGCGCGCGCTACAAAACCAAGCTCGGTAAAAACACCCTGACCGTCAGCAGCTCGGTAGAAAACCTGTTCAACAAAAACTACTGGCAGGTACAGCGCGGCCAATACGACCGCAGCTTCGCTGTTGTCGGCATGCCGCGTACTTATTGGCTGAAAGCGGAATTGGATTTCTAA
- a CDS encoding HNH endonuclease, which produces MIKLTRLDKPETLTEDIMKELRTRFINEQKPVWKREDIYQTLLESSNKKCAYCGCVINIEDSYMEVEHFYPKSLYPSEVISWENLLPICKRCNSSKGNFDTKSNPFINPYDNDPKDHLCLEAYRLYPKNSSIHGENTIAKLKLNDHEKLGVSIYKFCNELLQKLEQLLIQLKESKDISIRHDELLVAILSNCQESSPFTAFAASQLHTSSIYKEIKEIFINKNKWTDELSSLDSNSRKFTLDSRSKP; this is translated from the coding sequence ATGATAAAACTAACAAGATTGGACAAACCTGAAACCCTAACAGAAGATATAATGAAGGAGCTAAGGACTAGATTTATAAACGAACAAAAACCTGTTTGGAAAAGAGAGGATATATATCAAACTCTACTTGAAAGCAGTAATAAAAAATGTGCTTATTGTGGATGTGTAATAAACATTGAGGATTCATACATGGAAGTTGAGCATTTCTATCCTAAAAGTTTATATCCTAGTGAGGTAATTAGTTGGGAAAATCTTCTACCAATATGTAAGAGGTGTAATAGTTCAAAAGGAAATTTTGATACTAAAAGTAATCCATTTATAAATCCATATGATAATGATCCAAAAGATCATCTGTGCTTGGAAGCTTATAGATTATACCCAAAGAATAGTTCTATTCATGGAGAAAATACGATAGCAAAACTTAAATTAAATGATCATGAAAAACTAGGGGTATCAATTTATAAATTTTGCAATGAGCTTCTTCAAAAATTGGAACAACTATTAATACAATTAAAAGAAAGCAAGGATATATCTATACGCCATGATGAACTCCTAGTTGCTATTCTTTCCAATTGCCAAGAATCTTCTCCTTTTACCGCTTTTGCTGCATCACAACTACATACATCATCCATTTATAAAGAAATAAAAGAAATATTCATAAATAAAAATAAATGGACTGACGAATTATCATCCCTTGACAGTAATTCTAGGAAATTCACTCTTGATAGTAGAAGCAAGCCGTAG
- a CDS encoding AAA family ATPase, translated as MKIKNLKLHNVGGIPFLSLENLNQNCNLICGENGVGKTNILDSIASLYSSFNNNILLSRSGCDSGNIEAEIMFSEEGEENKSISMSITKRKPDNSSWVRCELSDYDKKLLYLKVNRVFEYQAQNSIEADPKDITGERNLSGLKNEKLKSWFINRHLHSAHEGNLTNTQKENFKLAVDCFAKLNSDYSFKKTTTENEIIVSSPTGDIYFEYLSSGFKSIIFILLGIIRELEFRFNHDNNAILAKDFDGIILIDEVELHLHPEWQGRIISILKETFPKVQFFITTHSPHVVQTAEKDEVIALQRTQENNITRRELLNSKYGYQGWTIEEILEDIMGMPTLRTDLYMNLKQEFDKALDEKNKNLAESAYAELNEMLHPDFPLRPILKLQLDTLLDN; from the coding sequence ATGAAAATCAAAAACTTAAAACTGCATAATGTTGGTGGAATTCCATTTTTATCACTGGAGAATTTAAATCAAAATTGTAATTTAATATGTGGAGAAAATGGGGTGGGAAAAACAAATATATTAGATTCAATAGCTTCCTTATATTCAAGTTTTAATAATAATATACTTTTAAGTAGATCTGGCTGTGATTCAGGAAATATTGAAGCAGAAATAATGTTTTCTGAAGAGGGTGAAGAAAATAAATCAATTTCCATGTCCATTACAAAAAGAAAACCAGACAACAGCTCATGGGTTAGGTGTGAACTATCTGATTATGATAAAAAATTATTATACTTAAAAGTGAATAGAGTATTTGAATATCAGGCACAAAATAGTATAGAAGCAGATCCTAAAGATATTACTGGAGAGCGCAATCTTTCGGGGTTAAAAAATGAAAAACTAAAATCATGGTTTATCAATAGGCATCTACATTCAGCGCATGAGGGTAATTTAACTAATACACAGAAAGAAAATTTCAAACTTGCTGTAGATTGTTTTGCAAAGCTAAACTCTGATTATTCATTTAAAAAAACTACAACAGAAAACGAAATAATTGTAAGTTCACCAACTGGTGATATATATTTCGAATACCTATCTTCTGGTTTTAAATCAATAATTTTTATTCTACTTGGGATAATAAGAGAATTAGAATTTCGTTTTAATCATGATAATAATGCCATTCTTGCAAAGGATTTTGATGGGATAATCTTAATTGATGAAGTGGAACTTCACTTACATCCTGAATGGCAAGGCCGGATTATTAGCATACTAAAAGAAACTTTTCCTAAGGTTCAGTTTTTTATTACAACTCATAGCCCTCATGTCGTTCAAACAGCAGAAAAAGACGAGGTGATCGCCCTTCAAAGAACACAGGAAAATAATATAACTCGAAGAGAATTGCTTAATTCTAAATATGGCTATCAAGGATGGACTATAGAAGAAATTTTAGAAGACATAATGGGAATGCCTACTTTGCGGACTGATTTATATATGAATCTTAAACAAGAATTTGATAAGGCTTTGGATGAAAAAAATAAAAATTTAGCTGAGTCTGCATATGCTGAATTAAATGAAATGCTTCATCCAGATTTTCCCCTGCGTCCTATTTTGAAACTTCAATTAGATACATTGCTGGATAACTAA
- a CDS encoding YgfZ/GcvT domain-containing protein produces the protein MQTRLPFFSVVRVSGEDRASFLHGQLSNDINNLASGQACYATYNTPKGRVLANMLVVNRGEDLLLVMDQDLTEAIVKRLRMFVLRAKVVFELMPDLAVSGELADNAEPHPATEPQLSFPAQIQANAVEVTLPHTGRLKISAAENAAEYQAGAENAWNLHEIRSGYPWICAATKEAAVAQMLNQHIIGAVHFRKGCYPGQEIIARAQYRGQVKRGLAVLSGDSLEAAGIAVKVGEEEAGVILNTALTEQGSLSLAVIKFSAAEAALTDADGNALKQEELFFTVEKD, from the coding sequence ATGCAAACCCGCCTGCCTTTTTTCAGCGTTGTCCGTGTCAGCGGCGAAGACAGAGCTTCATTTCTTCATGGTCAATTATCCAACGATATTAATAATTTAGCTTCCGGTCAGGCATGTTACGCCACATACAATACGCCTAAAGGCCGTGTGTTGGCAAATATGCTGGTCGTCAATCGCGGAGAAGATTTACTGTTGGTCATGGATCAAGATTTGACCGAAGCCATCGTCAAACGCTTGAGAATGTTTGTCTTGCGTGCAAAAGTCGTCTTCGAGCTGATGCCTGATTTGGCAGTAAGCGGCGAGTTGGCAGACAATGCAGAACCACATCCTGCTACCGAACCGCAATTGTCTTTCCCAGCCCAAATTCAAGCAAACGCCGTAGAAGTTACCTTGCCGCACACAGGCCGTCTGAAAATTTCAGCAGCCGAAAACGCAGCCGAATATCAGGCAGGAGCCGAAAACGCATGGAACCTGCACGAAATCCGCAGCGGCTATCCGTGGATTTGCGCCGCAACCAAAGAAGCGGCTGTTGCCCAAATGCTCAACCAACACATCATCGGCGCAGTTCATTTCCGTAAAGGCTGCTACCCCGGCCAAGAAATCATCGCCCGCGCCCAATACCGAGGCCAAGTCAAACGCGGTCTGGCCGTATTAAGCGGCGATTCTTTAGAAGCCGCCGGTATTGCCGTCAAAGTCGGCGAAGAAGAAGCAGGCGTCATCCTCAATACAGCACTCACGGAGCAAGGCAGCCTAAGCCTTGCAGTTATCAAGTTTTCCGCAGCAGAAGCAGCATTGACCGATGCAGACGGTAATGCTTTGAAACAGGAAGAACTGTTTTTTACGGTTGAGAAAGATTGA
- a CDS encoding peptidylprolyl isomerase, whose product MKKSIKLTLCALVLSLSVQAQAVTHAVIETNMGNIQLELDEVKAPKTVANFVNYAKKGFYDNTIFHRVIDNFMIQGGGFTENMVQKSTDKAITNEAYNGLKNNVGTIAMARTGDPNSATSQFFINTADNDFLNFKSKTPQGYGYAVFGKVTSGMDVVRKISKVKTATRGYHQDVPTEAVIIRKVSIK is encoded by the coding sequence ATGAAAAAATCCATCAAACTGACCCTGTGCGCCCTCGTACTCTCACTTTCCGTGCAGGCGCAAGCGGTTACCCATGCCGTGATTGAAACCAATATGGGCAACATCCAACTGGAGCTGGATGAAGTCAAAGCGCCGAAAACCGTGGCAAACTTTGTCAATTACGCCAAAAAAGGTTTTTACGACAACACGATTTTCCACCGCGTTATCGACAATTTTATGATTCAAGGCGGCGGATTTACCGAGAATATGGTACAAAAATCCACCGATAAAGCCATCACCAATGAAGCATACAACGGCTTGAAAAATAACGTCGGCACCATTGCCATGGCGCGCACCGGCGATCCGAATTCAGCAACCAGCCAGTTCTTTATCAATACGGCCGACAACGACTTTTTGAATTTCAAAAGCAAAACCCCTCAAGGCTACGGCTATGCCGTTTTCGGTAAAGTCACTTCCGGCATGGACGTGGTCCGTAAAATCAGCAAAGTGAAAACAGCGACACGCGGCTATCATCAAGACGTTCCAACCGAAGCCGTGATTATCCGTAAAGTCAGCATCAAATAA
- a CDS encoding ABC transporter ATP-binding protein/permease: MQKWQIELYSTPSWLLQTLLMVAAASAVILFFARNTRFGREFSYILRLCLTPKSAVKVLLLITAMITLLLTEVRLNVLSTFMSKGLYDSMQDLNASAFWMFAAMNAGVVLIRAFNNVVNDFLDQGLAIKWSERLNEVLTSRWLADKNYYRLQMRRHAPDNIDQRIQQDAQDFIASTIEFVRGMVNSVVTSLEFAVVLWGLAGILTVFGFDIPHGIVWFVYMFVILATFIAMWIGNPLIRYNYENEKLNGDYRYSLIRVRDHAESVAFYSGEKHEHDQLSNRFKAIIRNRWRIARQSVCLSGFNDMFTNGIKLFPIILQAPRLFAGQIKIGDIQQTVQAFARLQNALSFFRMFYNKFTAYRARLERLYGFLLSTEEKHTARQPDLTEVSDGLILENVALYRHNGEVLLDGININLKSGNSLLIRGPSGCGKTSLLRTLAGLWPFGSSGKVSHPPHQDILFLPQRPYTAQGSLRDAICYPDIDKQHPELIEAMNTCRLGYLVDKLDKTDDWQHKLSPGELQRVAFVRALLSQPKVILLDEATAALDEPTEAMLYRALKQKLPDSIIISIGHRSTLNEFHDFCLDVGHVQC, encoded by the coding sequence ATGCAAAAATGGCAAATCGAGCTTTATTCCACGCCGTCTTGGCTATTGCAGACCTTATTGATGGTCGCTGCAGCCTCGGCGGTAATTCTGTTTTTTGCACGCAACACACGCTTCGGGCGCGAGTTTAGCTATATCCTGCGCCTTTGCTTGACACCGAAAAGTGCAGTTAAAGTATTGCTGCTGATTACGGCGATGATTACGCTGCTGTTAACCGAAGTGCGGCTGAATGTGTTGAGTACCTTTATGTCCAAAGGGCTTTACGACTCGATGCAGGATTTGAATGCCTCCGCGTTTTGGATGTTTGCAGCGATGAATGCAGGCGTGGTGTTGATACGGGCGTTTAACAACGTCGTCAACGACTTTCTCGATCAAGGCTTAGCGATTAAATGGTCGGAGCGGCTCAATGAAGTTTTGACTTCACGCTGGCTTGCCGACAAAAACTACTACCGCCTGCAAATGCGCCGCCACGCGCCGGACAACATCGACCAGCGTATCCAACAGGACGCACAGGATTTCATCGCCTCGACCATAGAATTTGTGCGCGGCATGGTCAACTCGGTCGTTACCTCGCTGGAATTTGCCGTTGTTTTGTGGGGCTTGGCAGGCATCCTGACCGTGTTTGGCTTTGACATTCCGCACGGCATCGTTTGGTTTGTCTATATGTTTGTGATTTTGGCGACCTTTATCGCCATGTGGATAGGCAACCCGTTGATTCGTTACAACTATGAAAACGAAAAGCTCAACGGCGACTATCGTTATTCCCTCATCCGCGTGCGCGACCACGCCGAAAGCGTGGCGTTTTACAGCGGCGAAAAACACGAACACGACCAGCTTTCCAACCGCTTTAAAGCCATTATCCGCAACCGTTGGCGCATTGCGCGACAAAGCGTCTGCCTGAGCGGCTTTAACGATATGTTCACCAACGGCATCAAACTCTTCCCCATCATTTTGCAAGCTCCGCGCCTGTTTGCCGGACAAATCAAAATCGGCGATATCCAGCAGACTGTCCAAGCCTTCGCACGACTGCAAAACGCGCTGTCTTTCTTCCGGATGTTCTACAACAAATTCACCGCCTACCGCGCCCGACTGGAGCGTCTGTACGGCTTTTTGCTGAGTACGGAAGAAAAACACACCGCACGACAACCCGACCTTACCGAAGTTTCAGACGGCCTGATCTTGGAAAACGTTGCCCTATACCGCCACAACGGCGAAGTTTTATTAGACGGTATCAACATCAACCTCAAAAGCGGCAATTCCCTGCTGATACGCGGTCCTAGCGGTTGCGGAAAAACTTCGTTGCTGCGCACGCTGGCAGGGCTTTGGCCTTTCGGCAGCAGCGGTAAAGTCAGCCATCCGCCGCATCAAGACATCCTCTTCCTGCCGCAACGCCCGTACACAGCGCAAGGCAGCCTGCGCGATGCGATTTGTTATCCCGACATCGACAAACAACATCCCGAACTGATCGAAGCCATGAATACCTGCCGATTAGGTTATCTGGTCGATAAATTAGATAAAACCGATGACTGGCAGCATAAACTCTCCCCGGGCGAACTGCAACGCGTCGCCTTCGTCCGCGCCCTGCTCTCGCAGCCCAAAGTCATCCTGCTCGACGAAGCCACCGCAGCCTTGGACGAACCGACCGAAGCCATGCTCTACCGCGCCTTAAAACAAAAACTGCCCGACAGCATCATCATCAGCATCGGCCACCGCAGCACGCTCAATGAATTCCATGATTTTTGCCTCGATGTCGGTCATGTACAATGCTGA
- the alaS gene encoding alanine--tRNA ligase, with protein sequence MKTTELRQKFLKFFESKGHTIVRSSSLVPHDDPTLLFTNAGMNQFKDVFLGFDKRPYNRATTAQKCVRAGGKHNDLENVGYTARHHTFFEMMGNFSFGDYFKRDAIHFAWEFLTSPEWLNIPKDKLLATVYAEDDEAYNIWLNEIGMPAERIVRIGDNKGAKYASDNFWQMGDTGPCGPCSEIFYDHGEEIWGGIPGSPEEDGDRWIEIWNCVFMQFNRDEQGNMNPLPKPSVDTGMGLERMAAVMQHVHSNYEIDLFQDLLKAVARETGAPFSMEEPSLKVIADHIRSCSFLIADGVMPSNEGRGYVLRRIVRRAVRHGYKLGQKQAFFYKLVPDLVKVMGDAYPELKEKQTQIMEALRAEESRFGETLEKGMGLFNQVFNGMKFLKLESLLPQDGAGKPLALKTAEGVEFTAASRAASGKKQIVIRPQVSGSLNEGMYIDLQAALETAHIPDAEKPFAEALNAYLMDNIANSKLVIGGEHIFKLYDTYGFPYDLTADMARELGIDLDEEGFNREMDAQRARARAAQSFKANAQLPYDGQDTEFKGYSERQTESKVLALYKNGEQVNELNEGDEGAVVIDFTPFYAESGGQVGDVGYIFAGENRFEVRDTQKIKAAVFGQFGVQTSGRLKVGDSVTAKVDDEIRNANMRNHSATHLMHKALRDVLGEHVEQKGSLVTAESTRFDISHPQAVTAEEIAEVERRVNEAILANVAVNAAIMSMEDAQKTGAMMLFGEKYGDEVRVLQMGGFSTELCGGTHVSRTGDIGLFKIISEGGIAAGVRRIEAITGLNALKWAQEQERLVKDIIAETKAQTEKDVLAKIQAGATHAKALEKELARAKAELAVHAGAKLLDDAKDLGSAKLVAAQIEADAAALREIVTDLTGKSDNAVILLAAVNDGKVSLCAGVSKALTGKVKAGDLVKFAAEQVGGKGGGRPDLAQAGGTDAAKLPAVLDGVKDWVGAKLA encoded by the coding sequence ATGAAAACCACCGAACTACGCCAAAAATTCCTGAAATTTTTCGAATCTAAAGGCCACACCATCGTCCGCTCCTCCTCGCTCGTGCCACACGACGACCCGACCCTGCTGTTTACCAACGCAGGCATGAACCAATTTAAAGACGTATTCCTCGGCTTTGACAAACGCCCCTACAACCGCGCCACTACCGCGCAAAAATGCGTACGCGCAGGCGGCAAACACAATGACTTGGAAAACGTCGGCTACACTGCCCGCCACCATACTTTCTTTGAAATGATGGGCAACTTCTCCTTCGGCGACTACTTCAAACGCGACGCGATCCACTTCGCTTGGGAATTTCTGACTTCCCCCGAATGGTTAAATATCCCTAAAGACAAACTCTTGGCGACCGTTTACGCAGAAGACGACGAAGCCTACAACATTTGGCTGAACGAAATCGGCATGCCTGCCGAGCGTATCGTCCGCATCGGCGACAACAAAGGTGCAAAATACGCATCCGACAACTTCTGGCAAATGGGCGACACCGGCCCTTGCGGTCCTTGCTCCGAAATTTTCTACGACCACGGCGAAGAAATCTGGGGTGGCATTCCGGGCAGCCCTGAAGAAGACGGCGACCGCTGGATCGAAATTTGGAACTGCGTATTTATGCAGTTCAACCGCGACGAACAAGGCAATATGAATCCGCTGCCTAAACCATCCGTTGATACCGGCATGGGCTTGGAACGTATGGCCGCCGTCATGCAGCATGTCCACAGCAACTACGAAATCGACCTGTTCCAAGACCTGCTCAAAGCCGTTGCCCGCGAAACCGGCGCGCCGTTCAGCATGGAAGAACCAAGCCTGAAAGTCATCGCCGACCACATCCGCTCCTGCTCCTTCCTGATTGCAGACGGCGTGATGCCGTCCAACGAAGGCCGCGGCTATGTACTGCGTCGCATCGTCCGCCGCGCCGTACGCCACGGTTACAAACTCGGTCAGAAACAAGCGTTTTTCTACAAACTCGTGCCCGACTTGGTGAAAGTAATGGGTGATGCTTATCCTGAGTTGAAAGAGAAGCAGACGCAGATTATGGAAGCCCTGCGCGCGGAAGAGAGCCGTTTCGGCGAAACGCTGGAAAAAGGCATGGGCTTGTTCAATCAAGTGTTCAACGGCATGAAATTCTTGAAACTGGAAAGCCTGCTGCCGCAAGATGGTGCGGGCAAACCACTGGCATTGAAAACCGCAGAGGGTGTGGAATTCACCGCCGCCTCCCGTGCCGCTTCAGGCAAAAAGCAAATCGTTATCCGTCCCCAAGTTTCAGGTAGCCTGAACGAAGGCATGTATATCGATTTGCAGGCTGCTTTGGAAACCGCCCATATTCCCGACGCGGAAAAACCGTTTGCCGAAGCCTTAAATGCCTATTTGATGGACAACATCGCCAACAGCAAACTCGTTATCGGTGGTGAACACATCTTCAAACTCTACGACACCTACGGCTTCCCTTACGACCTGACTGCCGACATGGCGCGCGAATTGGGCATCGATTTGGATGAAGAAGGCTTCAACCGCGAAATGGATGCACAACGCGCACGCGCACGCGCCGCACAAAGCTTCAAAGCCAACGCTCAACTGCCTTACGACGGTCAAGACACCGAGTTTAAAGGTTATAGCGAACGCCAAACCGAATCCAAAGTCCTCGCCCTCTACAAAAACGGCGAGCAAGTCAACGAATTGAACGAAGGCGACGAAGGTGCCGTCGTTATCGACTTTACCCCGTTCTATGCAGAATCCGGCGGCCAAGTCGGCGACGTCGGCTATATCTTCGCAGGCGAAAACCGCTTTGAAGTACGCGATACCCAAAAAATCAAAGCGGCCGTATTCGGCCAATTCGGCGTACAAACGTCAGGCCGTCTGAAAGTCGGCGACAGCGTTACCGCCAAAGTGGATGACGAAATCCGCAATGCCAATATGCGCAACCACAGCGCGACCCACTTGATGCACAAAGCCCTGCGCGACGTATTGGGCGAACACGTTGAACAAAAAGGCTCTTTGGTTACCGCCGAATCCACCCGTTTCGACATTTCCCATCCTCAAGCGGTCACTGCCGAAGAAATCGCCGAAGTAGAACGCCGAGTCAACGAAGCCATTTTGGCCAACGTTGCCGTCAACGCAGCCATTATGAGCATGGAAGATGCCCAAAAAACCGGCGCGATGATGCTCTTCGGCGAAAAATACGGCGACGAAGTACGCGTACTGCAAATGGGCGGTTTCTCTACCGAATTGTGCGGCGGTACACACGTTTCACGCACCGGCGACATCGGCCTCTTCAAAATTATCAGCGAAGGCGGTATTGCCGCAGGCGTACGCCGTATCGAAGCCATCACCGGCCTGAACGCACTCAAATGGGCGCAAGAACAAGAGCGTTTGGTGAAAGACATTATTGCCGAAACCAAAGCCCAAACCGAAAAAGACGTACTGGCGAAAATCCAAGCAGGCGCAACACACGCCAAAGCATTGGAAAAAGAATTGGCACGCGCCAAAGCCGAACTCGCCGTCCATGCAGGCGCCAAACTCTTGGACGATGCAAAAGACTTGGGTTCAGCCAAACTCGTTGCCGCACAAATCGAAGCCGATGCCGCCGCCCTGCGCGAAATCGTGACCGACTTGACCGGCAAATCCGACAACGCCGTGATTCTTTTGGCGGCAGTAAACGACGGCAAAGTCTCCCTGTGCGCCGGCGTATCCAAAGCCTTGACTGGCAAAGTAAAAGCAGGCGATCTGGTTAAATTTGCAGCCGAACAAGTCGGCGGCAAAGGCGGCGGCAGACCGGACTTGGCACAGGCCGGTGGCACAGATGCTGCGAAACTGCCCGCCGTGCTGGATGGCGTGAAAGACTGGGTCGGCGCGAAGCTGGCTTGA